The nucleotide sequence ATGTGAGCTTTGACAAAAGTAGCATCGAATGCTACAAATGTCACAAAATGGGTCACTTCAAAAACGAATGCCCTAGTTGGGAGAAGACAGCTAACTATGTTGAGTTAGAGGAAGATGTGCTACTTATGGCACAAGTGAATCTCACAAAGGAGGACGAAGAACATGTGTGGTATTTGGACTCAGGCTGCAGCAACCACATGTGTGGTACGAAAGAATGGTTTATGGAGCTTGATGACAAGTTTCGTCAACATGTAAAACTTGGAGATGATAGAAGGCTGCAAGTTGAGGGAAAAGGAAGCCTGCGTCTGGAGATTAATGGTATAACTCAGGTGATATCCTCTGTTTACTATATCCCAGGTCTGAAAAATAATCTTTTCAGTGTTGGACAACTGCAACAAAAGGGGTTAAAGATCACAGTAGAAGACGGCTTGTGTGAAGTTTGGCATAAAGAGCAGAGAAGAGTGATAATGCAATCAGTAATGTCCACAAACAGAATGTTTGTGATATTGGCAAaggtgaaagagagaagaggagagatgGAGGTAAACCAAGTGGTCgatgttgaagaagaaatcTGGCATAAACGATTTGGACATCTAAATCAAAGTTCATTGGTGACACTAGCTGAGAAGGAGATGGTGGAAGGATTACCAAAGATCACCATTGAAGAGGCTGTATGTGAGATTTGTATGAAAGGGAAGCAGAACCGAGAAAATATTCCTAAGAAGAGTACATGGAGATCAAGCCGAGGCCTCGAACTGGTACACAGCGACATTTGTGGTCCAATATCTCCTATCTCAGAGAGTGGGAAAAGGTATGTCATCAACTTTATTGATGATTACAGTCGCAAATGCTGGACATTCTTTCTCACTGAGAAGTCAGAAGCTTTCAAGGCATTTAAGGAGTTCAAGATGGCTGCAGAAAGGGAGTTAGGGGAACTCTTGGTGTGCTTAAGAACAGACAGGGGAGGAGAGTTTAACTCTAAAGCATTCCAGGAATACTGCACACAAGAAGGAATTAAAAGACAGCTCACAACAGCTTACACTCCGCAGCAGAATGGTGTCGCTGAGAGAAAGAATAGAAGTGTGATGAATATGGTGAGATGTATGCTCTTTGGGATGAGAGTGCCACTGCGTTTTTGGACGGAAGCAGTGCAATATGCAGTTCATATACTCAACAGGAGTCCAACTAAAATTTTAGGAGACATGACACCTTCAGAAAAGTGGAATAAACACAAACCCTCTGTGGAGCATCTGCGAGTATTTGGTTGTGTCGCGTTTGCCCTAATTCCCTATGAAAAGCGTGTCAAACTCGATGAGAAAAGCATCAAGTGTGTGATGTTTGGGATCAGTAAGGAGTCAAAGGCCTATCGCCTCTATGATCCATCAACAAAGAAGATCATTATCAGcaaagatgtcaagtttgaCGAGAAGAAACCATGGAGCTGGGAAGAAGAGGTGGAAGATGACAAATTTGTTGAGGttcttgatgaagaagagaaagagaaactcAGTATTCCAGGAGAAAACACGCAAGAAAACTCTCAGGAAACTGAAGAAGAGATAGTTGATGAGCAAGAGATAGAAGCACCAGTCATTGAGTCACAATCTGAGATAGCtactgaaaaagaaagagaggttGCAGTTAAAAAAAGTGGAGCTGGAAGAACTCTTCAAAAACCAGTGTGGATGAAAGACTACGAATGTAAAGGTATGAGTTTGTTCATGTCAATAGATGGTGAGGAGCTGGTAGCATTTTATGTTGCAGAAGATGATCCANNNNNNNNNNNNNNNNNNNNNNNNNNNNNNNNNNNNNNNNNNNNNNNNNNNNNNNNNNNNNNNNNNNNNNNNNNNNNNNNNNNNNNNNNNNNNNNNNNNNNNNNNNNNNNNNNNNNNNNNNNNNNNNNNNNNNNNNNNNNNNNNNNNNNNNNNNNNNNNNNNNNNNNNNNNNNNNNNNNNNNNNNNNNNNNNNNNNNNNNNNNNNNNNNNNNNNNNNNNNNNNNNNNNNNNNNNNNNNNNNNNNNNNNNNNNNNNNNNNNNNNNNNNNNNNNNNNNNNNNNNNNNNNNNNNNNNNNNNNNNNNNNNNNNNNNNNNNNNNNNNNNNNNNNNNNNNNNNNNNNNNNNNNNNNNNNNNNNNNNNNNNNNNNNNNNNNNNNNNNNNNNNNNNNNNNNNNNNNNNNNNNNNNNNNNNNNNNNNNNNNNNNNNNNNNNNNNNNNNNNNNNNNNNNNNNNNNNNNNNNNNNNNNNNNNNNNNNNNNNNNNNNNNNNNNNNNNNNNNNNNNNNNNNNNNNNNNNNNNNNNNNNNNNNNNNNNNNNNNNNNNNNNNNNNNNNNNNNNNNNNNNNNNNNNNNNNNNNNNNNNNNNNNNNNNNNNNNNNNNNNNNNNNNNNNNNNNNNNNNNNNNNNNNNNNNNNNNNNNNNNNNNNNNNNNNNNNNNNNNNNNNNNNNNNNNNNNNNNNNNNNNNNNNNNNNNNNNNNNNNNNNNNNNNNNNNNNNNNNNNNNNNNNNNNNNNNNNNNNNNNNNNNNNNNNNNNNNNNNNNNNNNNNNNNNNNNNNNNNNNNNNNNNNNNNNNNNNNNNNNNNNNNNNNNNNNNNNNNNNNNNNNNNNNNNNNNNNNNNNNNNNNNNNNNNNNNNNNNNNNNNNNNNNNNNNNNNNNNNNNNNNNNNNNNNNNNNNNNNNNNNNNNNNNNNNNNNNNNNNNNNNNNNNNNNNNNNNNNNNNNNNNNNNNNNNNNNNNNNNNNNNNNNNNNNNNNNNNNNNNNNNNNNNNNNNNNNNNNNNNNNNNNNNNNNNNNNNNNNNNNNNNNNNNNNNNNNNNNNNNNNNNNNNNNNNNNNNNNNNNNNNNNNNNNNNNNNNNNNNNNNNNNNNNNNNNNNNNNNNNNNNNNNNNNNNNNNNNNNNNNNNNNNNNNNNNNNNNNNNNNNNNNNNNNNNNNNNNNNNNNNNNNNNNNNNNNNNNNNNNNNNNNNNNNNNNNNNNNNNNNNNNNNNNNNNNNNNNNNNNNNNNNNNNNNNNNNNNNNNNNNNNNNNNNNNNNNNNNNNNNNNNNNNNNNNNNNNGTTTGACGAAGCCATCAAACATGATACATGGAGAAAGGCGATGGAAGCTGAGATTAAATCTATAGAAGAAAATCATACATGGGAGCTGGTTGAGTTACCTGAGGGAACGAAGGTGATAGGAGTCAAATGGGTCTATAAAACTAAGCTAAATGAGAAGGGAGAAGTTGATAAGTTCAAGGCAAGGTTGGTGGCTAAGGGTTTTCATCAGACACAAGGAGTAGACTTTCATGAAGTCTTTGCACCAGTAGCAAGATGGGATACAATCAGATTGATTCTTGCATTGGCAGCACAAAAGGGTTGGAGAGTCCTGCAGCTTGATGTGAAGAGTGCATTCTTGCATGGTGAACTCAAAGAAGATGTATATGTGGAGCAGCCCAAAGGATTTGAGTTAAAGGGAGGAGATAGCAAGAAAGTTTATAAGCTGAGAAAGGTATTGTATGGCCTAAGACAAGCTCCAAGGGCGTGGTACAGCAGAATTGAGAGCTATTTCATCACAGAGGGGTTTAAGAAATGCTACTGTGAGCACACGCTTTTCATCAAAGCTGAGGGAGTACATGTTTTGATCGTCAGCTTATATGTCGATGATCTTATCTACACAAGCAATTCTGAGTCGATGCTTGCAGGTTTTAAGGCGTCCATGATGAAGGAATTCTCAATGACTGATCTGggaatgatgaaatattttttgggggTAGAAGTAATTCAAGATGAGCAAGGAATCTTCATCAATCAGAGGAAGTATGCGATGGAAACATTGAAGAGGTTCGGTATGGAAAACTGCAACTCAGTGGTGAATCCTACTGTTACAGGAAGCAAGTTGACAAAGGAAGGAGCTGGACAAGCAGTAGACTCAACAGCCTACAAGCAGCTTGTTGGAAGCTTGAGGTATCTAACCGCTACCAGACCTGATCTTATTTTCTCTGTCAACTTGGTGAGCAGATTCATGGAGAATCCAACTGAAGCACATATGCTAGCTGCCAAAAGGATCTTGAGATACATTCAAGGTACTACTGATTTTGGTATTCAGTATAAGCGTggttttggtgaagaagataagCTAGTAGGGTATGTTGATAGTGATTATGCAAGAGATGAGAACGATAGAAGAAGCACTTCTGGGTATTTGTTCATGCTGGGAAATGGTGCAGTGTCGTGGTCTTCCAAGAAACAGCCAATTGTCACACTCTCGACAACAGAGGCTGAGTTTGTTGCAGCAGCTCATGGGGCGTGTCAAGCAATGTGGTTGAGGAATGTGTTAACAGAAATTGGCTTTGATCAAGGAATTGGAACAACTCTGTTTTGTGACAACAGTTCTACCATTAAGCTATCCAAGAATCCAGTTCTACATGGGAGAAGCAAACACATTGATGTGAGATACCATTTTCTTAGAGATCTTGTGAACGAAGGGGTGATTGAGCTGGAGTTTTGCTGCACAGAAGACCAACTATCAGATATAATGACCAAGCCGGTGAGATTGGAAGTCTTCAAGAAGCTCAGAGGAATGATGGGAGTTGGCGTGAAGGAGGTGTAAACTGGAAACAAAGTATTTCCAGTTTAATGGGAGGGATTGAAGAATAAGAAGTGTTATCAaattttaagtgttttattGTTAAGTTTGAATTGGTCTAAGTCGTAGGATTGAGTCTTCCGCTGTTAACGGAGTAGTTACataagttgcaggttttttagGAAGTAGTGCTAAGTAGTTGTTCTACTATAAGTTCTTTTCCTGTAACACTTTATCAATTAATCGAATCATTCAGTTTATTTTTGGACTCTGAAACTTACAATCTCGTCTACGGATGCATGCTTCTTTATCAATGACGGTTCATATATAAGAAATGATATAattaagtattaaaaaaatgtaaaacaacaaTCAAGAAAAAGGATTCATTGCAAGTCCAGTACAAGCACTTAATTATTAATGgaaatcataaaatcaaagctatcaAAACGCAATAAcaaaaagacaaggaaaaatTAATGATGCAGAGCTGGCGAGAGGGATAAGACGATGCCTTAAagttatgtcaaattaattaggCAGCGTAGATGTGGATATGAAGAGCGATAAGGGAGACAGTGATGCAGGCAAAGAAGATGAGAGTGTGAATGACAATGGCTCCACCGCTTGTCTGAAAACCGCCAAACTCAACCACTTTGGTCTTCCCCGGAAATTGAAACAATACTCCGGGCGTCAATACGATGAACAGAATCACCGACATTAAGACTGGTCCCCAATTCAACGCCATATATTAATGTAAAGAATCAATCAGCTAGTTGATATAAGTATACAATCTACGAGTTTAGTATAGGATCTAGGTATAGTTGTACGTTTTGATGCACAGATGtatgtattaatttatagaatgcTTGGATTAACATGGAAAATCTTAATGAAACAGTGGCTTGAAACGGAGGAAATTACGAAGtttgcatggtgaaggaaagaACTATTCTCTGCAGCTACTCGATTGTgtcataattatttattataataacgACATACTATGTATTGATTGTTGGGTATGCTAAGAATCTGATTCTTGTCTCACAAACATGTGGTCTGTctcttgttattttgttataagaGACACTTgccttttactttttttcattTGGCTACAAGAGACATGGCCTTTGCGAGTATGTCTTTATTTTGAGTTCATAGTAGTAATTAAGTAATTCGTATAAATGCCTAGTAACCCCGGAGTATGTAAGAAATAGCGGTTACTCCTGACTTATTCGAAGACAATATCAAATGGATAAGTTTATATAAGCTGATCGAATAATTAGGAGACGACGTTAATTATGTGCCAAAAAACGAAGATGATAAAATCAATTGTTGTCCATATAATTCTTAGAACTTATCCATATATCCGAGTCAAGCCGCtcacatctttattttttttataaagatcacatatttattttttattatataattaaaacgtACGCATGAgttctatttctttttatttattgggcgattttttttttaaatagcatGTTGGTCTACTATAAAatctttctatatttttttctcatataaaACACACGGGAAAACGACTCTTCACCCTATTGTTGATATCCAAACGCGATCCTTGATAAGAAATCGTATAACCGAAAataatagataaagaaaaaacatataaccaaacaaaccaaccatATTCATCTTTGGATTTAATAATGCCAAAAAGTAAAACAGTGTCTTATGCTCTGTTGCAAAGAAGACATCAGACATGCATGCAAGTTGTGTAACTTGCGTTCATCTAATTAGAGCTActggcccaaaaaaaaaaagacatgctTGCAAGTTGtgtattatttaaaattatagtattattattacaaaccaAGATTAAACCTATCTAATGACAGCCTGACAGGTCACGGTGCACCCATCACACATCGATTATAAAGTAAGGCTCTCTGAATTAATGATAACGGAAAATAAACTTAGAACGGGTAGTTGATACTTCATGATCTTTAGATTGATAATGACACCACTCACGCTACCATAAAATATAGCAAATGAAGACACTTGTATTCTTTTAATTGGATTCTCTTCTTTTAGTGAATATATGTGTCCCTTTACAAATACAGCTAATTGAATCTTATGAAATATTAGACGTGACAATATATCCCAGACCAGAATATATGGCTATATTGCTACTAATATgaagatatttattttcataatttccCACATGTATCTCGTTTCCTAACGTCTCAAAATTCCGTCCGAAGAAATAATTGTGGTAAGATTTCATTCAATCGGTACGAACAATAACAAGATCAAGTGACGTTATTACTTTAGTTTGGGAGGCATTTCACTAATGTTAGACttttttgtataatttcttTTAGTCAACTCAACGTGCATGTATATTATAGTTGGTAAAATATTAGACTATTCCACATCTACTAATAAGATTAACGTGTGTTTTAGTcggcctatatatatatattattctagtTTTCGTAATTATGCTAATCACAATTCACACATtgcatttgtatattttatatatcctcTTCTGTTTTTGGCGGCATATTTATATCTTCTTTAGAGAAAATAATGAAGATAGTGTATTACAGTATTTGTTAACGATAATGTTGAATAGCTATGGCGGTATACCGGTACGGgataataaagtaataaaccTTATAATTAGAAGACTGAACCGTGCCGGCACGCGATTAAAGCACTACAAAAAAACCCTACATTAATAGCATATGAAGATAGCTCGGTTTTCTCATTTGCTATTAAagaaagtttataattttagtCTTCATATGATAGCATTCAATAAACGCTAAGTCGAAAAATCTCTAAGCAGGAATCGAAAATTGCATTATCCGCCAACACTTAACCAAATAATTCACTAAAACGCCTTTTCCCTACTCATTTCtcttaaaacttttttcttgCTCTCTCTTTCAAACCCTAATCCCCTTTTTCCATCTCCAAAGATGCAAACCCATATCTTCCTCTTGTCTTCGTCGATGACCAGACCAGGTTTTGAAGCTCAATTTCTTCTCATTGTCTCCTCTTTCTCCTTTGTCTTTCGCCGTTTGTTCCTCtcgtcttctctttctcttctccttcttctcggCTCATACTTCTTATTATCATCACCATTAAACCCTAGATTTACTTTCCTTCACTTGTACTCGGAAATTTCTCCGATTTGGTATAGTTTGAGCTCAAATCAAACGATTTTATGTTTGAATTTCGATTTGGGATCATGTTGATTTTACAAGGAACAGTAAAAagtttcgttttttgtttttttttcaaaattaatgaGCAGAGTTATTTTTTCCGAGACAGAGCTTGTGGGAACCATAGTCAGAGATTGGAAGGTGAATTGATTCCATGCCCTATTGATCCATCTCAGTAAGTCAAAGGTTTTTTTCCAAAGGTTTTAGTTTTCTATGTCTCTTGTTGTTGTAGCAAACTATTTGATTCGAATTTTGTAGCTTTGTGTTGCAGGAGAATCTCGAAAAGCATATCAAAAGATGTCCTTTACTCAAACAAACCATACAATTGTCTGGTCAAAGGTTATATCAGAAGGTTATTAATGctggaaacaaagaagaagaaggtaagatGGGATCTTGTTTTGTTGTAACTTCAGAGATGAAGAGGAATCTGCTATATAGTATGAGTGTTTCTAAGTTTCGTCAGCTAATTGAGATAATTGCTTTGTTTGTGTTCATTCCTTTCTTTTGAGTAATTTAGCTTATTTCTCAGTCCTCATTTATTTTACCAATTCTAGGCTGATCGGGTCATTGAGGCAAACAGAGAACTTAGTATAAGAGCGTATGAGAATCGATAGTAAGGCTCCCTTAATCCTTGTATGTTTCTTGTTTACTTGTCCTCGGTTATGTAGTATTGatcaaaaaataaaaccttttgtgtttatgtttcaGGTGTTTATACCAAATCGATTTGGGATCTCTTTGCAGGACAAAAATCAATTTTGGATCTCTTTGCAGGAAACATTTATGTTTAAAGTTCGTTGTTGATGATAACTCACCCATTTGTTATCTTTGTGTATCGGTAACTTCAGTGCAGAAGTTTGATGTTTTCATCTATCTTGCTTTTACGTTAGGTCTTGTTGGGTCAATGCTTGCTAAAGAAAGGGCCACCAGATGTATCCAATTTGGTTTCAGAGGCTTTTAAGGTATTAATATCTATGTCGCACTACTAATTATCATCATCTTTCACCCACCTTCTAATTTCAAAAagtgttctttttttcctctttacgACGAAATACTATGATGATGTTCTTTGGAATAATAGATTAATGGTTTATATCTCTTGATAGATGGTATTTAGGCAACTGAAACAAGATTTACTTGTCTTATCTCTATTTTTCTTGTAGGTCAACAGTATTAGGTGTGTATTGTAGTTATGGGTTCAGGTCCTCTAGAGTTTTATGTTAAAAGTTTTGTATCCCTCTCTGCTCTAATCTTCTAGTACTAATAACCCACAGCTCGAGAATCTTGTAAGTCTTCTTGCCATTTGCTGATGGTTCATGTAATCTTACAGATAGAATAGAACATTTAGTGACTTTGTCATTTGCTAGTCAAAATTTGCAGGCTTTCACCTAATTGAGTATGTAATGTAGCCACCctttacttgtttgttttagtatGATATTGTACTTGTAAAATTTTCAGATAAGTGGGCAAAACATTCTTTTGGAATGACCTCAAATACTCGGAGGCTACCAAAGTAGAGGAGATTGATTGAAGAATGTGATCACAGTATGGCGCTACAAGAGAAAGGATGGACCATGTATCAAAGGCTAAGTCTGCTAAGGATGGTATTATTCTTTGTATGATCTAGAAGTTTGTCTCTATTTATTGcaatgttagttttattttatttaagactTTGTGGCACTTGATGTTATGTAACATTTGATATTATGTAAGACTTCTTTTGGTTAATGTAATATTAATGTTATGTATGTAGatgattttatgatatatatatatatatatatatatatatctaaatctaattaaataaattctgCAAAACAggattcaaatatacaaattataaaatttatatagtgaaaatagCACTAATTTTGTGTTACAATAAAATGTATTATAGCATTTGATTAgtgttataatataaaaatgctATCGTATGTGGGGATTTATCAAAACATGTCAAAAACGCTATCGTATGTGGGGTATCTACCATGGCTGCGGATATCACAGCATTTACGATAACGCTATAGAATATGTATGATAGCATTTTTCCCTCGCTAACAATGTACATATCTCTTGTagtgaagagaaaaaaatggacGGCACGGACATAAACAAGAAGTACACATAACATTGAAGAAGAGTGACCGACCAGTGGCGTGACAACAATCCTACATTTGACTACTCATTAATATTATCGAtcctttttttccaaaaatacattattactATCGATCCTTTTATTCTTCAATTTGTACAGGTCTTCCTTGATGATCCACTAGTAAGTTATAAGAATCATATACAGTcaaacatctataaattaatattccataaattaatactctctataaattaataaatttttctggTTTCAATTGgaactagtgtaattttggatataatccgataatataataagataatattttttaaaaaaaatattttgtaaatatataatcccaataattatataaaattatcaaattatatgtatatatatgaacattaattTTTGGTAGACCtcatttctaatatttatactatatcaaaaaaatttaattttctctttaaaacatgagaattgttattttccttgtacttgattatataaaaatactagattaggacccgtgctagatcacgggttgaaattccttttatttatattataattttaaaataaaatatgattctaAAGATCATgattaatgctagattaggaccttaaaaacttttaaaatcaatcatataaattatattttattcgaaaattataatataaataaaatgaattttaacccgtgctctaacatggtcctaatctagcattaatgtttaatttttaatttctgaatatgATCCCGAAGATCACGattaatcttgttaaattagcgagatttgattattttttatgattgagagtatatttttctccctttaataattcttttattaatgtggtttatcaataaaatatgtggaaaataaaatggtaatattgtgattctagatatttggaaccatatacGTGATCTTCCgaaataaagtttgaaatatccatgaactatcaatttggaataaccgtttaaaattttctgttacaattaagattttatttgttacaattaatatatggattaatttataatatatgtataacctatttgtaaccatttattaaaattataaagtctaccaaaacaatgttgtgtacttccgttttattataaaggggattatttataacaataaaattttatttttaaaaaattaccaaatataaacaatatttctataaattaataattattaattaaaataaaataaaataaaatctctataaattaataaatttttgcggtcctaacattattaatttatagagattttactagTACTGTATTAACTAATAGTTATCGTAATTTAAACAGATTAAACAGTAATCACGCCTCtgtaataataacttttttactGATTTGGTTTCCAAAGGCcaattttgtctttttcaattaaaaagaCCATAAAAAGGATAAAATCGTGTAAAAGACAGACAGACAGACAGACAGACGAAtattcaaaaagaagaaataaaaaagaaaaagaaaaagtttattttttctttctttcccaaaGACGACATATTTCGCCGATCGTCGTCGTCCTCTGATCCCGAATCTTTCCCGGATTCTCCCGGTGGTGGAGATAAGAAACAAAGGAAACCCAGAAAGCAATATTCTAAATGGCGTCGACCACGCGAGAAAAGTTTGTGTCTTTCATAAACAACAGATGGCTCGTGTTCGTGGCTGCCATGTGGATACAGTCTTGTGCTGGCATGGGTTATTTGTTCGGAAGCATTTCTCCGGTCATCAAAAGCTCCTTAAACTATAACCAGAAGGAGCTTTCCAGACTTGGAGTCGCTAAAGATCTTGGTGATAGTGTCGGCTTCATCGCCGGTACTCTCTCTGAGATCTTGCCTCTTTGGGCCGCTCTTCTTGTCGGAGCTGTTCAGAACCTCTTCGGTTACGGTTGGGTTTGGCTTATCGTCACCGGTCGAGCTCCCGTTCTTCCTCTATGGGCTGTGAGttatttgattctttcttcCATTTCTTTGGTTTCTCCGTCGGTTAAAGAAACTGCATGTGGCCCCCTTCAGATTCATCTGTGTGCGAAAGTTTTTGGGTactgagcaaaaaaaaaaaaaaattagagactTTCTATTTCGAATCTCTGAAACTGTTTTTGCTTTTAAGGTTGTTTGGTTACTAATACGTCGCTGTCAATT is from Camelina sativa cultivar DH55 chromosome 20, Cs, whole genome shotgun sequence and encodes:
- the LOC104769641 gene encoding uncharacterized protein LOC104769641 — encoded protein: MALNWGPVLMSVILFIVLTPGVLFQFPGKTKVVEFGGFQTSGGAIVIHTLIFFACITVSLIALHIHIYAA